A genomic region of Leptospira barantonii contains the following coding sequences:
- a CDS encoding CPBP family intramembrane glutamic endopeptidase gives MLVTETPDPMESLENTGNPQKKPFEPIFIAFQQLLVLILGTYILLPLIATSIVLTVLISKELPSDFPYLDGDTRAQIYKETTEKFQKEIQSDTKQIYQRYIEVMVKEKPWLLIVDRLIWALCFILPAYFILVKFFKAEYANLSDPFELKTMFTGAGLGALVFLFVIVFGFFLTKIFGKQTPNEFQDALFKEMKGNRSLLLWALYSVGLITGIVEEVFFRGFCLKQFQAKGLEMPGLLFTSVVFGLVHYSGQTSVSVPILLSFVGMFFGLFYLRTGNIWYSISAHVSYNSIMLLIAYLKGGEIQ, from the coding sequence ATGCTTGTAACCGAGACTCCCGATCCGATGGAATCCTTAGAAAATACTGGTAATCCGCAAAAGAAGCCGTTCGAACCGATCTTTATCGCGTTTCAACAGCTTTTGGTTTTGATACTCGGAACTTATATTCTTCTTCCCTTAATCGCCACTTCGATCGTTCTTACGGTTTTGATTTCTAAGGAACTTCCGAGTGACTTTCCGTACTTGGACGGAGATACAAGAGCGCAGATTTACAAGGAAACAACGGAGAAATTTCAGAAGGAAATTCAATCCGATACGAAGCAGATCTATCAGCGTTATATCGAAGTTATGGTAAAAGAAAAACCTTGGCTTCTGATCGTGGATCGATTGATCTGGGCGCTTTGTTTTATTCTTCCAGCCTATTTTATATTGGTGAAATTCTTCAAGGCGGAATACGCCAATCTCAGCGATCCATTCGAATTAAAGACTATGTTCACGGGCGCGGGGCTCGGAGCGTTGGTGTTTTTGTTCGTGATCGTATTCGGTTTTTTTCTCACTAAAATTTTCGGAAAACAAACTCCGAACGAATTTCAAGACGCGCTCTTTAAGGAGATGAAAGGGAACCGTTCTTTATTGCTCTGGGCTCTTTACAGCGTGGGTTTAATAACGGGAATCGTCGAAGAGGTTTTCTTTCGAGGATTTTGTCTGAAACAGTTTCAGGCGAAGGGTTTGGAAATGCCCGGACTTCTTTTTACATCGGTGGTTTTCGGATTGGTGCATTACAGCGGTCAAACTTCGGTCAGCGTTCCGATTCTGTTGAGTTTTGTGGGAATGTTTTTCGGACTTTTTTATCTGAGAACCGGAAATATCTGGTATTCCATTTCGGCTCACGTTAGTTACAATTCCATCATGCTTTTGATCGCCTATCTCAAAGGGGGAGAGATTCAGTGA
- a CDS encoding OmpP1/FadL family transporter produces MQAGSYGDIYGAHPAAAGMGSAVTAIVNNSSAVFYNPAGLGRLSEGDLILASIEKEARTNGVENPENKDAAPPPPPADPNDPATQQPAVVGPWYKRFWADTKEGFTKEVFKYKPANRPERSVHEVSFQYHYANPDSHTTAPRNQNITKIRDSFVGLGLTLNLNDMFDMGRGLRFGINALVPGSGNLLTLNDQNPTVPRYLQQGISNERPTIMGGLGLEIWKDRLFAGVGFTATAGGTGSILMKDVPISPDPVSANSQVILTVKPLINPTYGLQFSYGKLSLGASYKRETVTQIDPVPARAQTTLLGIQLDFDLAILDGFNPRVFSYGLAFRPNDRLVLSLDMNRELWSQFKMSRIKEKYSEAFYLHDTTNFRIGAEYSLFKFLKTRVGFATRPTPLPVMAGANNWMDSDRNIYSLGFSYIFSPTTFKFMNRLRKPVIFDIVFENHQLKAMEVHKYNPTERNPNYSYGGYIWTVGVSMTIFF; encoded by the coding sequence ATGCAGGCCGGAAGTTACGGGGACATTTACGGGGCGCATCCGGCGGCCGCGGGAATGGGAAGCGCGGTAACTGCAATCGTCAATAATTCTTCAGCGGTATTTTATAACCCAGCGGGACTCGGAAGACTTTCCGAAGGAGATTTGATTCTTGCTTCGATTGAAAAAGAAGCGAGAACCAACGGAGTGGAAAATCCAGAGAATAAGGATGCCGCTCCTCCACCTCCACCCGCGGATCCGAACGATCCGGCAACCCAACAGCCCGCGGTTGTGGGGCCTTGGTACAAACGTTTTTGGGCCGATACAAAAGAAGGTTTCACGAAGGAAGTCTTTAAATACAAACCGGCCAATCGCCCGGAAAGAAGCGTTCACGAAGTAAGTTTCCAATATCACTATGCGAATCCGGATTCGCATACGACCGCACCACGAAATCAGAATATTACAAAAATAAGAGATAGTTTCGTAGGTCTCGGTCTGACTCTCAATTTGAACGATATGTTCGATATGGGAAGAGGTCTTCGTTTCGGGATCAACGCCCTCGTTCCCGGAAGCGGAAATCTTCTTACTCTCAACGATCAGAATCCAACGGTTCCACGTTATCTGCAACAGGGAATCAGCAACGAAAGACCTACGATCATGGGCGGTCTCGGTTTGGAAATCTGGAAGGATCGTTTGTTTGCCGGGGTCGGCTTTACGGCGACCGCGGGTGGAACCGGAAGTATTTTGATGAAGGACGTTCCGATTTCCCCCGATCCGGTTTCGGCGAACTCACAAGTGATTCTTACCGTGAAGCCGTTGATCAATCCTACCTACGGTCTTCAGTTTTCTTACGGAAAACTCAGCTTAGGGGCTTCTTACAAAAGGGAAACCGTCACTCAGATCGATCCCGTTCCAGCGAGAGCGCAGACAACCCTTCTGGGGATTCAATTGGATTTCGATTTGGCGATTTTGGACGGATTCAACCCGAGAGTTTTTTCATACGGACTCGCGTTCAGACCGAACGACAGATTGGTTCTCAGTTTGGATATGAACCGCGAACTTTGGAGTCAGTTTAAGATGTCCCGTATCAAGGAAAAATATTCGGAAGCGTTTTATCTTCACGATACTACGAACTTTCGGATCGGAGCGGAATATTCCTTGTTTAAATTCTTAAAAACGAGAGTCGGATTCGCGACAAGACCGACTCCGTTACCGGTAATGGCGGGGGCAAACAACTGGATGGATTCGGACCGAAACATCTATAGTTTAGGATTTTCTTATATATTCAGCCCGACCACGTTTAAATTTATGAACCGTCTTAGAAAGCCGGTGATCTTCGACATAGTTTTTGAAAACCACCAGTTGAAGGCTATGGAAGTTCATAAATACAATCCTACGGAAAGAAATCCGAATTATTCTTACGGCGGATATATCTGGACCGTGGGTGTTTCGATGACCATCTTCTTCTGA
- a CDS encoding LysM peptidoglycan-binding domain-containing M23 family metallopeptidase, translating to MKRSLRYPIGIFTVLFSVLFFKSPIDSRQKPELLKNLDYNNQSVKRLREDVKNNLKVSVSNLERSELTSLEFYRYVVKKEDNFFKIMARTGMDIDTISSINSLSSPYDIYPGMELLIPNMRGVYDSDERENSPSVQKKLSKKYNLAEKFISFDEGKGFWFIPGKGLPKEERSFFYGMAFYRPLGEEGIVSSRFGKRKDPFTRKETFHGGLDIAADEGTPVYASADGEVSFSDKKGGYGNLIVIGHRLGYETLYGHLSSISVRPGEKVRKGQKIGEVGQTGRATGNHLHFEVRRFNQRQRPVFKDHA from the coding sequence ATGAAACGTTCTCTCAGGTATCCAATCGGAATCTTCACCGTACTTTTCTCGGTTCTTTTTTTTAAAAGTCCGATCGATTCCCGTCAAAAACCGGAACTTCTGAAAAACCTAGATTACAACAATCAATCCGTAAAACGTCTCAGAGAGGATGTGAAAAATAATCTGAAAGTATCCGTTTCCAATTTGGAAAGATCGGAACTCACTTCTCTCGAATTCTATCGTTACGTGGTCAAAAAAGAGGACAACTTCTTCAAGATCATGGCCCGAACCGGAATGGACATCGACACGATCTCCTCGATCAACAGCCTTTCTTCTCCGTATGACATTTATCCCGGAATGGAACTTTTGATTCCGAACATGCGCGGCGTTTACGATTCGGATGAAAGGGAGAATTCTCCATCCGTTCAGAAAAAACTTTCCAAAAAATACAATCTCGCGGAGAAATTTATTTCCTTCGACGAAGGCAAAGGTTTCTGGTTTATCCCCGGCAAGGGACTTCCAAAAGAAGAACGATCCTTCTTTTACGGAATGGCTTTCTATCGCCCCTTAGGTGAAGAAGGAATCGTCTCTTCTCGTTTCGGAAAAAGAAAAGATCCTTTTACGAGAAAGGAAACCTTTCACGGTGGATTGGATATCGCCGCCGACGAAGGAACTCCGGTTTACGCTTCTGCGGACGGAGAAGTTTCCTTTTCGGATAAGAAGGGCGGCTACGGAAACTTAATCGTCATCGGTCATCGACTCGGTTATGAAACTTTATACGGACATCTGAGTTCTATCTCCGTACGTCCCGGTGAAAAAGTCCGCAAGGGTCAGAAGATCGGAGAAGTCGGTCAAACCGGAAGAGCCACCGGAAATCATTTGCACTTCGAGGTCAGAAGATTCAATCAAAGACAAAGACCGGTCTTTAAAGATCATGCTTAA
- the cobA gene encoding uroporphyrinogen-III C-methyltransferase has protein sequence MLNADAKKDLRPGKVYLVGAGPGNPEDLTLRAYRILNKAEVILYDALLDPSFLEIFPKDAIVHYVGKRSGAHSATQEEINELILSYALQGKNVVRLKGGDPFVFGRGGEELIALINHNVEYEIVPGVSSLNAGSSFAGFPLTHRGLSRQVLIMDGHTVLNEATDWEWFSKFKGTIALFMGTSSLPKIADLLLKHGSPADLPVALVENASLENCNVQTCTLKEAADSYFEKKTKGPGIIYIGKVVQFLEKTRFAQTSSEIEGGEE, from the coding sequence ATGTTAAACGCTGACGCAAAAAAAGATCTTCGCCCCGGCAAGGTATATCTTGTCGGCGCGGGTCCGGGAAATCCGGAAGATCTGACTTTGCGTGCGTATCGCATTCTTAACAAAGCGGAAGTCATCTTATATGACGCGCTTTTGGATCCTTCTTTTCTGGAGATTTTTCCAAAAGACGCGATCGTTCACTACGTGGGCAAACGATCCGGCGCTCACTCCGCGACTCAGGAAGAGATCAACGAGCTGATTCTTTCCTACGCTCTTCAAGGGAAGAATGTGGTCCGTCTGAAAGGCGGAGATCCTTTTGTTTTCGGAAGGGGCGGCGAAGAATTAATCGCATTAATCAATCATAATGTAGAATACGAAATCGTTCCGGGAGTCAGTTCCTTGAACGCGGGTTCTTCCTTTGCGGGATTTCCCCTGACCCATAGAGGATTGTCTCGTCAGGTTTTGATTATGGACGGTCACACCGTTCTGAACGAAGCGACCGATTGGGAATGGTTTTCCAAGTTTAAGGGAACGATCGCGCTTTTTATGGGAACTTCTTCTCTTCCGAAGATCGCGGATCTTCTTTTAAAACACGGAAGTCCCGCAGACTTGCCCGTTGCGCTTGTCGAAAATGCTTCTTTAGAAAATTGTAATGTTCAAACCTGCACGTTGAAGGAAGCGGCCGATTCTTATTTTGAAAAAAAGACGAAAGGTCCCGGAATTATCTATATCGGAAAGGTCGTTCAGTTTTTGGAAAAGACCCGTTTCGCGCAAACCTCCTCCGAAATTGAAGGAGGGGAAGAATGA
- a CDS encoding sterol desaturase family protein, giving the protein MEKNLIELITPVFFVLLVVELIVGYAVKKPVYRFKDSVSNLTAGIYMQVFTVFVTVGLLSIYAWVYKNFGIFQISDTSVWGWIACYVLADFCYYWYHRLGHEINVFWASHVAHHQSEDYNYTVALRQGIFQNLFSLPFYLPLAVIGFSPMMFVICIQVNFAYQFWIHTRLIGKLGILEYILNTPSQHRVHHARNPKYIDKNYAGTFAIWDRMLGTYIEEEDEPIFGIVKPLQTWSPVHAQIHHFEDLFKMAWKTKNWKDKFLVWFKPPGWQPSDIGEFISPPEIDKKTYKKFNTHIPATLMTYSAVQFALGIGGSMTYIEFKKELPLFEMLVLGFYILWTFWNISAIFETKTSGMISEIVRMSSIVAISFLFPMDFTGVEKLKMLLSEEWILALPRILQIGSLVSLTVLGSFLISQKRFFSVGGQKTQAQSTF; this is encoded by the coding sequence ATGGAAAAGAATCTCATCGAGTTGATCACTCCCGTATTTTTTGTTCTGCTGGTTGTGGAACTGATCGTAGGATACGCGGTAAAAAAGCCAGTATATCGATTTAAGGATTCCGTGAGCAATCTAACCGCAGGAATTTATATGCAGGTTTTTACGGTGTTTGTCACCGTCGGCCTCTTGTCTATTTACGCTTGGGTATATAAGAATTTTGGAATTTTCCAAATCTCTGATACTTCCGTTTGGGGATGGATCGCTTGTTACGTATTGGCGGATTTTTGCTACTACTGGTATCATCGTCTCGGTCATGAAATCAACGTATTCTGGGCGTCTCACGTCGCGCATCATCAAAGTGAAGACTACAATTACACGGTCGCTTTAAGACAGGGGATCTTTCAGAATTTATTCTCCCTTCCGTTTTATCTTCCGCTCGCCGTGATCGGATTTTCTCCGATGATGTTCGTGATTTGTATCCAAGTGAACTTCGCTTATCAATTTTGGATTCATACTCGATTGATCGGGAAATTGGGAATTCTCGAATACATACTCAACACACCTTCTCAACACAGAGTTCATCACGCCCGCAATCCCAAATACATCGATAAAAATTATGCGGGAACCTTTGCGATTTGGGACAGAATGCTCGGAACTTATATCGAAGAGGAAGACGAGCCGATTTTCGGAATCGTAAAACCTCTTCAGACTTGGAGTCCGGTTCACGCGCAGATTCATCACTTCGAAGATCTTTTTAAAATGGCTTGGAAAACCAAAAACTGGAAGGATAAATTTCTGGTTTGGTTCAAACCACCGGGTTGGCAACCTTCCGATATCGGAGAATTTATTTCCCCTCCGGAAATCGATAAGAAGACATACAAAAAGTTTAATACTCATATTCCCGCGACTCTGATGACCTATTCCGCGGTTCAATTCGCGTTGGGAATCGGCGGTTCCATGACCTACATAGAATTCAAAAAGGAACTTCCTTTGTTCGAGATGTTGGTTCTTGGTTTTTATATTCTTTGGACTTTCTGGAATATCAGCGCGATTTTCGAAACCAAAACGAGTGGAATGATTTCCGAAATCGTAAGAATGAGTTCGATCGTCGCAATTTCTTTCCTATTTCCGATGGATTTTACCGGAGTGGAAAAACTAAAAATGTTATTAAGCGAAGAATGGATTCTCGCTTTACCGAGAATTCTCCAGATCGGATCTCTCG
- a CDS encoding precorrin-2 dehydrogenase/sirohydrochlorin ferrochelatase family protein: MIRKYPAFLNLENKNILLIGGGKVALEKLPHLIESGAKITLIALETCGEVARILEQHPEIKTEYRSVEFSDLQGRALVFSATNDSDLNRRLSDYAHSWKIWINCADDPSNCDFYSAAVLDRGPIRVAISTEGSFAGLSGIVKTTLEELIPDEHEDEFQDLMLIRKELKSILPDPEKRRKVLKDLLQTLKENYFKIPNDSSKRI, encoded by the coding sequence ATGATTCGAAAATACCCCGCCTTTTTGAATTTAGAAAATAAGAATATTCTGTTGATCGGCGGCGGAAAAGTCGCTCTTGAAAAACTTCCTCATCTGATCGAGTCCGGCGCAAAGATAACGTTGATCGCGTTGGAAACCTGCGGTGAAGTCGCTCGGATTTTGGAACAACATCCCGAAATCAAAACGGAATACAGATCCGTTGAATTTTCGGATCTTCAAGGAAGGGCCCTCGTTTTTTCCGCAACCAACGATTCCGATTTGAATCGAAGACTCAGCGATTACGCGCATTCTTGGAAGATATGGATCAATTGTGCGGACGATCCTTCCAACTGCGATTTTTATTCGGCGGCCGTTTTAGATCGAGGCCCGATTCGAGTTGCGATTTCCACGGAAGGAAGTTTTGCGGGACTTTCCGGAATCGTTAAAACGACATTGGAAGAATTGATCCCGGACGAACACGAAGACGAGTTTCAGGATTTGATGCTCATCCGAAAAGAATTGAAATCTATATTACCCGATCCCGAAAAAAGAAGAAAGGTTCTCAAGGATCTGTTACAGACTCTTAAAGAGAATTATTTCAAAATCCCGAACGATTCTTCAAAAAGAATTTAG
- a CDS encoding chloride channel protein — protein sequence MKTETVKQPIFRISGRRSLYFYCILTGIVSGLGAFVFSRILAVCEYLFLDRAAGLSLPHASGEFLIDSNDAIHWGIPFSDEYRPWILFFLPVVGGLLTGWIVNRFSPESGGTGSDAMIDSFHNQEGKMNPVVSLVKSIATIFTLASGGSGGKEGPISQIGAGFGSLLATILKAGARARRTLLLAGTAGGLGAIFHAPLGGALTSVEMIYREDIESDSLIPCIISSVSAYLVYCSLNGFNTVYRVADTEFSRYTDLIFYLGLGVLCFVCGDVFIRIFRKVQNFSARLRISPIVKPALGGILIGTIGLFLPETIGTGAGVLQVALDGKDPVGTQGLLSASFQTRGLWLVAIFFILAGVKILTTSFTIGTGGSAGMFGPSLFIGGMLGGGVGTLAKVLVYPDLSVASFILVGMGAFYAGVASAPIAGMIMICEMIGSYSLLPPLMVVSILTFVLSHRLSLYQAQKETRFQSPAHFWDMNRDFLEEIQVKTWKNRLRTIAVAREDQLLSRLEEEALKIQASDYVILDRENKYLGILSLRKARHTLESRNVAGNLITVGDVTDTSAPFGKPEDSLASLLKILIDQDLDKIAIVEKDQFIGYLRFADLMKIYFENTFPKSVKSTLSPPKNGT from the coding sequence ATGAAAACGGAAACAGTGAAACAACCGATTTTTCGAATCAGCGGAAGAAGATCCTTATACTTCTATTGTATTCTAACGGGAATCGTTTCGGGCTTGGGTGCATTCGTATTCTCGAGAATTCTTGCCGTCTGCGAATATCTATTCTTAGATCGAGCCGCGGGTCTTTCGCTTCCTCATGCTTCGGGAGAATTTTTGATCGATTCGAACGACGCGATTCACTGGGGAATTCCTTTCTCGGACGAGTATCGACCTTGGATCCTGTTCTTCCTTCCGGTCGTGGGCGGACTTCTTACGGGTTGGATCGTGAATCGTTTTTCACCGGAGTCGGGTGGAACGGGTTCGGATGCGATGATCGATTCCTTTCACAATCAAGAAGGAAAGATGAACCCAGTCGTTTCGCTCGTTAAATCCATTGCTACGATCTTTACGTTGGCGAGCGGAGGAAGCGGCGGTAAAGAAGGGCCAATCTCACAAATCGGTGCGGGTTTCGGTTCCTTGCTTGCTACGATTTTAAAAGCGGGGGCAAGAGCGCGTCGAACTCTTTTGTTGGCCGGAACTGCCGGAGGATTGGGCGCGATCTTTCACGCACCTCTTGGTGGCGCTCTTACCTCGGTGGAAATGATCTACCGCGAAGACATCGAAAGTGATTCTTTGATTCCTTGTATTATCTCATCGGTTTCGGCTTACTTGGTTTATTGTTCCCTCAACGGATTCAACACCGTGTATCGAGTCGCAGATACGGAGTTTTCCAGATATACGGATTTGATTTTTTATTTGGGCTTGGGCGTTCTCTGTTTCGTTTGCGGAGACGTGTTCATCCGAATTTTTAGAAAGGTTCAGAATTTTTCAGCGCGGTTGAGAATTTCTCCGATCGTTAAACCTGCGTTAGGCGGAATTTTGATCGGAACGATCGGACTTTTTTTGCCGGAGACGATCGGAACCGGGGCCGGGGTTCTTCAAGTCGCTTTGGACGGCAAGGACCCGGTGGGAACTCAAGGTTTATTATCCGCTTCGTTTCAAACGAGAGGACTTTGGCTGGTCGCAATATTTTTTATCTTAGCGGGAGTTAAAATTCTTACCACTTCATTTACGATCGGAACCGGCGGCTCCGCGGGTATGTTCGGTCCGTCTCTTTTTATCGGAGGAATGTTGGGTGGAGGGGTGGGGACTCTTGCAAAGGTTCTCGTTTATCCGGATCTTTCCGTTGCATCTTTTATCTTGGTAGGAATGGGCGCGTTTTACGCCGGGGTTGCAAGCGCTCCGATCGCAGGAATGATTATGATCTGCGAGATGATCGGAAGTTATTCTCTTTTGCCTCCGTTGATGGTTGTTTCGATTTTAACGTTTGTGCTCAGTCATAGGTTGAGTTTGTATCAAGCTCAAAAAGAAACCAGATTTCAATCGCCTGCGCATTTCTGGGATATGAACCGCGACTTTCTGGAAGAGATTCAGGTTAAGACCTGGAAGAATCGATTGAGAACGATTGCGGTTGCCAGAGAAGATCAATTGCTTTCTAGGTTGGAAGAAGAGGCCTTAAAAATTCAGGCGAGCGATTACGTGATCCTGGATCGGGAAAATAAATATCTGGGAATTCTTTCTCTGCGAAAAGCGAGGCATACTCTTGAGTCCAGAAACGTCGCAGGAAATCTCATAACGGTCGGAGACGTTACGGACACTTCGGCTCCTTTTGGAAAACCAGAGGATTCCCTCGCGAGTTTGTTGAAGATCCTTATAGATCAGGATTTGGATAAAATTGCGATTGTGGAGAAGGATCAGTTTATCGGTTATCTCAGATTCGCGGACCTCATGAAGATCTATTTCGAGAATACGTTTCCAAAAAGCGTCAAATCGACCCTTTCCCCACCGAAAAACGGAACATAA
- a CDS encoding SMP-30/gluconolactonase/LRE family protein, which produces MLKKISLFIVVFISISAIFLGFLFLRSSKNTEEYLADSPFDPGKNNFLLESEWIHKESLNQPYGIAIDTSGYVYTGTVDRKIVRIRTNEKVETFATVEGRPLGMVFDSAGNLLVCVEEVGIVEIRKDGSQKILVSKLPDETTLRFPHAIDVTKNGRIFFTVSSKSHSLKNSFLEELSSTPEGMILVFDKNLNSLEILNEDLFYPTGLALSSNEQFLLVSEPFRHRVSSVPLFGPKKGVEKFFLTNIPGLPALISGKGGSFWIGVPYHRNEILDKVQEYPEIKNLLTGLPGFLFARNTPRGLVFALNDFGDITANYQDFSGSSIGGITAVLNHGGNIYLVSSTIGKIAKMRPIVEEIQFF; this is translated from the coding sequence ATGCTTAAAAAAATCTCCCTCTTTATCGTTGTATTCATTTCGATTTCTGCGATCTTCCTCGGCTTTTTATTTTTGCGCTCAAGCAAGAACACGGAAGAATATTTAGCCGATTCTCCCTTTGATCCGGGTAAGAATAATTTTCTCTTGGAATCCGAATGGATTCATAAGGAAAGTCTAAACCAACCTTACGGAATCGCGATCGACACTTCCGGTTACGTTTATACCGGAACCGTGGATCGTAAAATCGTAAGAATCAGAACCAACGAAAAAGTCGAAACGTTCGCGACCGTTGAAGGAAGACCCTTGGGAATGGTTTTTGATTCCGCGGGAAATCTTTTGGTTTGTGTGGAGGAAGTGGGAATCGTAGAAATCCGCAAAGACGGATCTCAAAAGATTCTCGTTTCCAAACTTCCGGACGAAACTACATTACGTTTTCCTCATGCGATCGACGTGACCAAAAACGGAAGAATCTTCTTCACCGTTTCCAGCAAATCTCATTCGCTTAAGAATTCCTTTTTAGAGGAACTTTCCTCCACACCCGAGGGAATGATTCTCGTATTCGATAAGAATCTGAATTCATTAGAAATTTTGAATGAAGATTTGTTTTATCCCACGGGCTTAGCGCTTTCATCCAACGAACAATTCCTTCTCGTATCCGAACCGTTCCGTCACAGAGTCTCTTCGGTTCCGTTATTCGGTCCTAAAAAGGGAGTAGAAAAATTCTTTCTTACGAACATTCCGGGACTTCCCGCTTTGATTTCCGGAAAGGGCGGTTCTTTTTGGATCGGAGTTCCGTATCATAGAAACGAAATTTTGGATAAGGTCCAGGAATATCCGGAGATCAAAAATCTTCTCACCGGTTTACCCGGTTTTCTTTTTGCGAGAAACACTCCGAGAGGTTTGGTCTTTGCGTTGAACGATTTCGGGGATATAACCGCGAACTATCAGGATTTTTCGGGTTCTTCGATCGGCGGAATCACCGCCGTTTTGAATCACGGCGGGAATATCTACTTAGTTTCCTCGACTATCGGAAAAATCGCAAAGATGAGACCTATAGTCGAAGAAATTCAGTTTTTCTAA
- a CDS encoding NADPH-dependent assimilatory sulfite reductase hemoprotein subunit codes for MSETKELSPVEEIKLNSNNLRGKIAEGIDQNIDSYEEDEKQLLKFHGLYQQKDRDRKKDENGNDIEAPTSFMIRGRIPGGRLTAEQYLVWDALGDKFGGGAIRLTTRQSVQLHTLRIFHLRDVMKAIHEVNLSSMGACGDVVRNVTQAVNPLGKSELQLLDGVSQVLSDHFKYKTNAYAEVWLGDKQLNKDDEDPIYGKTYLPRKFKIAVTLAGNNTVDLYANDMGFAATLSADGSKIDGYFVFAGGGFGMTHNKPETFARAASLLGWIPENALIPVAEAIVTAHRDFGDRTNRKHARLKYVLADKGVEWFRSEVESRSNVKLDVNKPLPNWETPSYLGWKERVDGTLSLGFHTLAGRIKDFPGKPLKSALREIIGVYKLGVQVTADQDLILIGVQKSDREKIESRLKELNVAWESPSPLFDRALACPALPTCALALTESERSFPELLNGIQKVLDKLGLSDRAPVIRMTGCPNGCARPYSAEVGIVGQMAGGKYSIFFGADSEGTKVGEYVAKKVPFAEIPNQLEKAFVLWKNEGNEGEKFGDFVNRFPLERFRETLGSM; via the coding sequence ATGTCAGAAACAAAAGAACTATCACCCGTTGAAGAAATAAAACTGAACTCGAACAACCTCAGGGGAAAAATCGCCGAAGGGATCGATCAGAACATCGATTCCTACGAAGAGGACGAGAAACAACTTCTTAAGTTTCACGGGCTTTATCAGCAAAAGGATAGAGATCGTAAGAAAGACGAAAACGGAAACGATATCGAAGCTCCGACCAGCTTTATGATTCGGGGAAGAATTCCGGGAGGAAGACTTACCGCCGAACAATACTTGGTTTGGGACGCTTTGGGAGATAAGTTCGGGGGCGGAGCGATTCGCTTAACAACGAGACAATCGGTTCAGCTTCATACATTGAGAATCTTTCATCTACGCGACGTGATGAAGGCGATTCACGAAGTGAATCTTTCCAGCATGGGAGCTTGCGGTGACGTTGTGCGTAACGTAACTCAAGCGGTAAACCCTCTCGGAAAAAGCGAACTTCAACTTCTCGACGGAGTTTCCCAGGTTTTATCCGATCATTTTAAGTATAAGACGAACGCTTACGCCGAAGTATGGTTAGGCGATAAACAACTCAACAAGGACGACGAGGATCCGATTTACGGAAAAACATATCTTCCTAGAAAGTTTAAAATCGCTGTGACTCTTGCAGGAAATAACACCGTGGATCTTTACGCAAACGACATGGGTTTTGCGGCGACTCTTTCCGCCGATGGAAGCAAGATCGACGGATATTTCGTGTTTGCGGGCGGCGGTTTTGGGATGACTCACAATAAACCCGAAACATTCGCGCGTGCGGCGAGCTTGCTCGGTTGGATTCCTGAGAACGCTTTGATCCCGGTTGCAGAAGCGATCGTAACGGCTCACCGCGATTTCGGTGATAGAACGAATCGTAAACACGCTCGTTTGAAATATGTTCTCGCGGACAAAGGTGTGGAGTGGTTTCGTTCCGAAGTCGAGTCCCGTTCCAATGTCAAACTCGACGTAAACAAACCTCTTCCAAATTGGGAAACACCTTCTTACTTAGGTTGGAAAGAAAGAGTGGACGGAACCTTGTCTCTAGGTTTCCACACGCTTGCGGGAAGAATCAAAGACTTTCCCGGAAAACCTTTGAAATCAGCTCTTAGAGAAATCATCGGAGTTTATAAACTTGGCGTTCAGGTAACTGCGGATCAGGATTTGATTCTGATCGGAGTTCAAAAGTCCGATCGCGAAAAAATCGAAAGTAGATTAAAAGAATTGAATGTAGCTTGGGAAAGCCCTTCCCCTCTTTTTGATCGCGCTCTTGCTTGTCCCGCGCTTCCAACTTGCGCGTTGGCTTTGACCGAATCCGAAAGATCCTTTCCGGAACTTCTAAACGGAATTCAAAAAGTTTTAGACAAGCTCGGATTGAGCGACAGAGCTCCCGTGATCCGTATGACCGGATGTCCGAACGGATGTGCAAGACCATATTCAGCGGAAGTCGGAATCGTAGGTCAGATGGCGGGTGGAAAGTATTCCATATTCTTCGGAGCGGATTCGGAAGGAACCAAAGTCGGGGAATACGTTGCTAAAAAAGTTCCGTTTGCTGAAATTCCGAACCAGCTTGAAAAGGCTTTTGTTCTCTGGAAAAACGAAGGAAATGAGGGGGAAAAATTCGGAGATTTCGTAAACCGATTCCCTCTTGAAAGATTCAGAGAAACATTAGGATCTATGTAA